One window of the Anaeromyxobacter dehalogenans 2CP-C genome contains the following:
- a CDS encoding glycosyltransferase has protein sequence MLLRVIDYVANPGGGVRFTVEMLRGLHRMYGPQIELVSHGEALQRYASLLSRDRGVRLVDVPPVEAWRSRTLMAGIPGAGPLNLLLGTARFHHAVAGDLLEGADVVWFPWLHRHRIPWARAGRVVATLHDVITLQFPEIAPAWIRRDERGTVRAWLASGARIAITSNATAATLHSMFGTDAERLEVIPLSGSHERPAAPVTRGDLAFKGREYLLAPINITPHKNAEVLLRALGRTGARHPLVLTGSGMDLWPPRSTRARKLTELAEASGFVRDASLFAPGYVDDRAYEQLLDEAWALVMPTLAEGGGSFPVLEAMTAGIPVIASDIPVMREMVERTGGQVLWFDPRDPADLAAKLAELEARYPEYRGRAERQAKTLRLRTWDDVAAGYARLLGLT, from the coding sequence ATGCTGCTGCGCGTCATCGATTACGTGGCCAACCCGGGCGGCGGCGTGCGCTTCACCGTCGAGATGCTGCGCGGCCTGCACCGCATGTATGGGCCGCAGATCGAGCTCGTGAGCCACGGCGAAGCGCTGCAGCGCTACGCCTCGCTGCTGAGCAGGGATCGAGGCGTGCGCCTCGTGGATGTTCCGCCGGTCGAAGCCTGGCGTTCGCGGACGCTCATGGCCGGGATCCCGGGCGCGGGCCCGCTCAACTTGCTGCTCGGCACCGCGCGCTTCCACCACGCGGTCGCCGGCGACCTGCTGGAGGGAGCCGACGTGGTGTGGTTTCCGTGGTTGCATCGGCACCGCATCCCTTGGGCGCGAGCGGGGCGCGTCGTCGCGACGTTGCACGACGTCATCACGCTGCAGTTCCCGGAGATCGCCCCTGCGTGGATCCGCCGGGACGAGCGCGGGACGGTCCGGGCGTGGCTCGCGTCCGGCGCGCGCATCGCCATCACCTCGAACGCGACCGCCGCCACGCTGCACTCGATGTTCGGGACCGACGCGGAGCGTCTGGAGGTGATCCCGCTGTCCGGCAGTCATGAGCGCCCGGCTGCGCCAGTCACGCGCGGCGACCTGGCGTTCAAGGGAAGGGAGTATCTCCTCGCGCCGATCAACATCACCCCGCACAAGAACGCGGAGGTGCTCCTGCGCGCGCTCGGCAGGACCGGGGCGCGGCATCCGCTCGTCCTCACGGGAAGCGGGATGGACCTGTGGCCGCCCCGGAGCACGCGTGCCCGCAAGCTGACGGAGCTCGCGGAGGCATCGGGTTTCGTGCGCGACGCATCGCTCTTCGCGCCCGGCTACGTGGACGATCGCGCGTACGAGCAGCTCCTCGACGAGGCATGGGCCCTCGTGATGCCGACGCTCGCCGAGGGGGGCGGCAGCTTCCCGGTGCTGGAGGCGATGACGGCCGGCATTCCCGTGATCGCCTCCGACATCCCGGTCATGCGGGAGATGGTCGAGCGGACCGGTGGTCAGGTCCTCTGGTTCGACCCCAGGGATCCCGCCGATCTCGCGGCCAAGCTCGCCGAGCTCGAGGCGAGATACCCCGAGTACCGAGGCCGGGCCGAGCGCCAGGCGAAGACGCTGCGTCTGCGAACGTGGGACGACGTCGCTGCCGGCTACGCCCGCCTGCTGGGGCTCACCTAG
- a CDS encoding lipopolysaccharide biosynthesis protein, which translates to MVRLRPFDQDTPHGRSQERYRRIALTTLSAFAVRGVGTAVGLVTVPLLLAYLGKERFGLWSTITTVVAWATLFDLGIANGLVNCLAKAHGRGERDQAVRYVSTALAALLAIAAVLAMGVAASAWSIPWDRVLAVRGAVDAQTVRWSVVAALATFIVGLPLSVGGQIYAAYQRAYVANAFAMIGAVVGVVALLAALGLGAGLPALVLVFGLGGLVASGLGLAYAMRVAMPWLRFRVGAVDRGALREVMARSIPMFLFQVGALVVNETQAIILAHRCNLAVVAEYSILMRLYLIALGLVQLSTSSFVPSFREAVERGEHAWVRASFGNFVRVRVGLALVGGAALVLVGNSLLRVWLRRSDVWFSPATWIVLWVMMVSVTWVGAHSDLLAITDRLWGLVGLVFLNATATVLLTWWLAPRLQVLGVVIASGAVTAGLFTWILPWMARPVLAGGDDGGR; encoded by the coding sequence ATGGTACGCCTCCGCCCTTTCGACCAGGACACGCCGCACGGACGCTCGCAGGAACGGTACCGGCGGATCGCGCTCACGACGCTCTCCGCATTCGCGGTTCGCGGGGTCGGGACGGCGGTCGGCCTGGTGACCGTGCCGCTGCTGCTCGCGTACCTCGGCAAGGAGCGCTTCGGGCTGTGGAGCACGATCACCACCGTCGTGGCCTGGGCGACGCTCTTCGACCTCGGGATCGCGAATGGGCTCGTGAACTGCCTCGCGAAGGCGCACGGGCGCGGCGAGCGCGACCAGGCGGTCCGATACGTGTCGACGGCGCTCGCGGCGCTCCTCGCCATCGCGGCGGTGCTCGCCATGGGGGTGGCCGCGAGCGCATGGAGCATCCCGTGGGACCGGGTGCTCGCCGTCCGCGGGGCGGTGGACGCGCAGACGGTCCGCTGGTCGGTGGTCGCCGCACTGGCCACCTTCATCGTCGGGCTGCCGCTCTCGGTGGGGGGGCAGATCTACGCGGCGTACCAGCGCGCGTACGTCGCGAACGCGTTCGCGATGATCGGCGCCGTGGTCGGCGTCGTCGCGCTGCTCGCCGCGCTCGGCCTCGGTGCCGGCCTGCCCGCGCTCGTGCTGGTCTTCGGCCTGGGCGGGCTCGTCGCCTCGGGGCTGGGGCTGGCATACGCGATGCGCGTCGCCATGCCCTGGCTTCGCTTCCGCGTCGGGGCGGTGGATCGCGGGGCGCTGCGAGAGGTGATGGCCCGCTCCATCCCGATGTTCCTGTTCCAGGTGGGCGCGCTGGTGGTGAACGAGACGCAGGCGATCATCCTGGCGCATCGCTGCAACCTGGCGGTCGTGGCCGAGTACTCGATCCTCATGCGGCTCTACCTCATCGCGCTCGGGTTGGTGCAGCTCAGCACCTCTTCCTTCGTCCCGAGCTTCCGGGAGGCGGTCGAGCGGGGCGAGCACGCGTGGGTCCGCGCGAGCTTCGGGAACTTCGTGAGGGTGCGCGTCGGCCTGGCGCTGGTGGGCGGCGCCGCGCTGGTCCTCGTCGGGAACTCGCTGCTGCGCGTCTGGCTGCGCCGGTCGGACGTATGGTTCTCGCCGGCCACCTGGATCGTGCTCTGGGTGATGATGGTCTCGGTGACGTGGGTGGGCGCCCACTCGGATCTGCTCGCCATCACCGATCGGCTCTGGGGCCTGGTGGGCCTCGTGTTCCTCAACGCGACCGCGACCGTGCTGCTGACCTGGTGGCTGGCGCCGCGCCTCCAGGTGCTCGGCGTGGTGATCGCGTCCGGCGCGGTGACGGCTGGGCTCTTCACGTGGATCCTTCCCTGGATGGCGCGCCCCGTCCTCGCGGGAGGAGACGATGGCGGAAGGTGA
- a CDS encoding acetyltransferase: MRRNLIVLGSSGLAREMAMVAEQIDAREHRWNFMGFVGASMEEQGRDLGLGPVLGDDAWLLAQELEADLVVGVGYPKVRASILSRYLAAGDRFQFPNLVHPSATLDFRRVEMGRGNVVTAGVAMTCDIRIGDFNLFNLNVTVGHDATIGSFDVFNPSVNVSGYVRVGDRVLVGTGAQVLENLSVGADATVGAGAVVRADVEPGQTVVGVPAKPVTRRS; this comes from the coding sequence ATGCGCAGGAATCTCATCGTCCTCGGGTCGTCCGGCCTGGCGCGCGAGATGGCCATGGTGGCCGAGCAGATCGACGCGCGCGAGCATCGCTGGAACTTCATGGGATTCGTGGGCGCGTCGATGGAGGAGCAGGGGCGCGACCTCGGCCTGGGGCCGGTGCTCGGGGACGACGCCTGGCTGCTGGCGCAGGAGCTCGAGGCCGACCTCGTCGTGGGCGTCGGCTATCCGAAGGTCAGGGCGTCCATCCTGTCGCGCTACCTCGCCGCGGGCGACCGCTTCCAGTTCCCCAACCTCGTTCACCCCTCCGCGACGCTCGACTTCAGGCGCGTGGAGATGGGCCGCGGAAACGTGGTCACTGCTGGAGTCGCCATGACGTGCGACATCCGGATCGGCGACTTCAACCTGTTCAACCTCAACGTCACCGTCGGCCACGACGCGACCATCGGCTCCTTCGACGTGTTCAACCCGAGCGTGAACGTCTCCGGATACGTCCGCGTGGGCGACCGGGTGCTGGTCGGGACGGGCGCCCAGGTCCTCGAGAACCTGTCCGTCGGCGCGGACGCGACGGTCGGGGCCGGCGCGGTGGTTCGCGCCGACGTGGAGCCGGGCCAGACGGTGGTCGGGGTACCCGCGAAGCCGGTCACCCGTCGATCCTGA
- a CDS encoding DegT/DnrJ/EryC1/StrS family aminotransferase yields the protein MTSIPVAAPDLTGNEERYVVEALRSSWISSTGPFVGRFERAFAEQCGTRAAIGVANGTLALHLALLTMDLRPGDEVLVPSLTYIATANAVRYCGAEPVFVDVDPATWCMDPERLEASITRRTKGIIPVHLYGHPADMDAIGHIAATHGLWVVEDAAEAHFARYKGRPTGSLARIGVFSFYGNKVLTSGEGGAVTLDDPALERRARLLRGQGVDPDRRYFFPITGYNYRLTNLCCALLCAQLERAPQLLARRRAIYERYRAALAGVPGIGFQPQASWAELSPWLFSVTVDAAEFGRSRDELAARLAELGIETRPFFRPLHRLPPFWEESRRRGEVLPVTDRLGATGLNLPTHTQLTDAEIDRVAAAIVEARR from the coding sequence ATGACGTCCATCCCCGTTGCCGCCCCCGACCTGACCGGGAACGAGGAGCGCTACGTGGTCGAGGCGCTGCGTTCCAGCTGGATCTCGTCCACGGGTCCGTTCGTCGGCCGCTTCGAGCGGGCGTTCGCGGAGCAGTGCGGCACGCGCGCGGCGATCGGCGTCGCGAACGGCACGCTCGCGCTCCACCTGGCGCTGCTCACCATGGACCTCCGGCCCGGGGACGAGGTGCTGGTCCCGTCGCTCACGTACATCGCCACCGCGAACGCAGTTCGTTACTGCGGCGCCGAGCCGGTGTTCGTGGACGTGGACCCCGCGACCTGGTGCATGGACCCGGAACGGCTGGAGGCGAGCATCACGCGGCGCACCAAGGGGATCATCCCGGTGCACCTGTACGGCCACCCGGCAGACATGGACGCCATCGGCCACATCGCCGCGACGCACGGTCTGTGGGTCGTCGAGGACGCCGCCGAGGCCCACTTCGCCCGGTACAAGGGTCGGCCCACCGGGTCCCTGGCGCGCATCGGCGTGTTCTCCTTCTACGGCAACAAGGTGCTGACGAGCGGGGAGGGCGGCGCGGTGACGCTGGACGATCCCGCGCTGGAGCGCCGGGCGCGGCTGCTCCGCGGGCAGGGCGTCGATCCGGACCGGCGCTACTTCTTCCCCATCACCGGCTACAACTACCGGCTGACCAACCTCTGCTGCGCGCTGCTGTGCGCGCAGCTGGAGCGCGCGCCGCAGCTCCTGGCCCGGCGCCGCGCCATCTACGAGCGCTACCGCGCCGCGCTGGCGGGCGTTCCGGGAATCGGCTTCCAGCCGCAGGCGAGCTGGGCCGAGCTGTCGCCGTGGCTGTTCAGCGTCACCGTGGACGCGGCCGAGTTCGGGCGCTCGCGCGACGAGCTGGCGGCGCGCCTGGCCGAGCTCGGCATCGAGACGCGCCCGTTCTTCCGGCCGCTGCACCGGCTCCCGCCGTTCTGGGAGGAGTCGCGCCGACGCGGGGAGGTGCTCCCCGTCACCGATCGACTCGGCGCGACCGGGCTCAACTTGCCCACTCATACGCAGCTGACCGACGCGGAGATCGACCGGGTCGCCGCAGCCATCGTGGAGGCGCGCCGCTGA
- a CDS encoding fused MFS/spermidine synthase, whose product MRFLVFFLFFVSGSAGLVYEVAWARSLGVVFGASHLAVTTVLSVYMGGQALGAALIGARADRTERPLRLYGLLELGIGVSALAFVGLMRIYPALYVPLARVAEESPLYLTVVRTTFAALAIIVPTTLMGGTLPTLSRFFAAREGGLARQLSLLYGFNTLGAVVGALLAGFVLLPGLGVTATLLVAAGVSITAGAASVLLQRGESLAKASPLEPAAADGPEAADAGRARPDGFAARLTLLGIGLSGFCALGYEVLWTRMLTLVVGTSVYSFTVMLVAFLVGIALGSYAFGPVRRLFGGERHAGVLVFGCIQVLIGVSALAVTVLMRDLPLTAGHTRALLAGLELTRFAERVGSSFGIAFTYLLIPSFLMGLAFPVAGAVWSAGRSRTGAAVGRLLTANTVGAILGSATTGFALIYLFGIERSLQMLILVNVTCGVAIALSASRRRWPVAAVAALGAALVVARGAVPSWGRVWDQKFFATFSNMRRTVDDPERAKARLDDAEVLYYHEGVDETVSVIRARGDIQQTFIVNGRPEASNAPIDVQLQRALGHLPMLLHRNPRSVFVLGTGSGMTLGATSIHPEVERIVLAEIEKGVLGVARTFSEWNAHVLDDPRLHIVFNDGRNHLASTRRKFDVITSDPIHPWSGGAAYLYTVEYFRTVAGHLAPGGMVSQWLPLYELSTGDVRTVLRTFSEAFPYVQVWLTYYDAVLIGSNEPILVDESELERRLANPRIRDDLAAVHMGSVRDLLAYFVLGDAGAREFARGGEVNTDDNLTLEFSAPLSQGALTAGGNVLALTAARESLVPYLAGSPAAGLRRAAVDRWTRDLETARLFDLAHAQYLAGEQTSPGFADLLATVRVRDPGYAPLLFLLDEAQFEDRRQPVVVAETSLDLRDESGAPTRVRLAAIRTFLGRGRVLVSFADLGGREVWAKRIVCGRYEQLEDETAQYASRILGAARAAASEGAATADAVREVLRREANRGACQLEL is encoded by the coding sequence ATGCGCTTCCTCGTGTTCTTCCTCTTCTTCGTGTCGGGATCTGCGGGGCTCGTCTACGAGGTCGCCTGGGCTCGCTCGCTCGGCGTCGTGTTCGGCGCGTCACACCTCGCGGTCACCACCGTCCTCTCGGTGTACATGGGCGGCCAGGCGCTCGGCGCGGCGCTGATCGGCGCCCGGGCCGACCGCACCGAACGGCCGCTGAGGCTGTACGGACTCCTGGAGCTCGGGATCGGCGTGTCCGCGCTCGCCTTCGTCGGGCTGATGCGCATCTACCCCGCGCTGTACGTCCCGCTGGCGCGCGTCGCGGAGGAGAGCCCTCTCTACCTGACCGTGGTCCGAACGACGTTCGCGGCGCTCGCGATCATCGTCCCGACGACGCTCATGGGGGGCACGCTCCCCACCTTGAGCCGATTCTTCGCCGCCCGGGAAGGCGGGCTCGCCAGGCAGCTCTCGCTCCTGTACGGGTTCAACACGCTCGGCGCGGTCGTGGGCGCCCTGCTGGCCGGGTTCGTCCTGCTGCCGGGCCTCGGGGTCACCGCCACGTTGCTGGTCGCCGCGGGGGTGAGCATCACGGCGGGTGCCGCGTCGGTCCTCCTGCAGCGCGGGGAGTCGCTGGCCAAGGCGTCGCCGCTCGAGCCGGCCGCGGCCGACGGTCCGGAGGCGGCCGACGCCGGACGCGCCAGACCGGATGGCTTCGCGGCCCGCCTCACGCTCCTCGGCATCGGGCTGTCCGGGTTCTGCGCGCTCGGATACGAGGTGCTCTGGACGCGCATGCTCACGCTGGTGGTCGGGACCTCGGTCTACAGCTTCACCGTGATGCTGGTGGCGTTCCTCGTCGGGATCGCGCTCGGAAGCTACGCGTTCGGCCCCGTTCGCCGGCTGTTCGGCGGTGAGAGGCACGCGGGCGTGCTGGTGTTCGGGTGCATCCAGGTCCTGATCGGCGTGTCGGCGCTCGCCGTCACCGTCCTCATGCGCGACCTGCCGCTCACGGCCGGCCACACCAGGGCGCTGCTGGCGGGACTCGAGCTGACGCGCTTCGCCGAGCGCGTCGGCTCCTCGTTCGGAATCGCGTTCACGTACCTGCTGATACCGTCCTTCCTGATGGGCCTGGCCTTTCCGGTCGCGGGGGCCGTCTGGTCGGCTGGCCGTTCACGAACGGGAGCGGCGGTGGGCCGGCTCCTCACCGCCAACACCGTCGGCGCCATCCTCGGGTCGGCGACCACCGGGTTCGCGCTCATCTATCTCTTCGGGATCGAGCGGTCGCTGCAGATGCTGATCCTCGTGAACGTCACGTGCGGCGTGGCGATCGCGCTCAGCGCCTCGCGGCGGCGGTGGCCGGTCGCGGCCGTGGCCGCCCTCGGCGCCGCGCTCGTCGTGGCCCGCGGCGCGGTGCCGTCCTGGGGACGCGTGTGGGATCAGAAGTTCTTCGCGACCTTCTCGAACATGCGCCGGACGGTGGACGACCCGGAGCGCGCGAAGGCGCGCCTCGACGACGCGGAGGTCCTCTACTACCACGAGGGCGTGGACGAGACCGTGAGCGTGATCCGCGCACGGGGCGACATCCAGCAGACGTTCATCGTGAACGGGCGGCCGGAGGCCTCCAACGCGCCCATCGACGTGCAGCTCCAGCGCGCGCTCGGCCACCTCCCGATGTTGCTGCATCGGAACCCGCGCAGCGTCTTCGTCCTCGGGACCGGGAGCGGGATGACCCTGGGCGCGACCTCGATCCATCCGGAGGTCGAGCGGATCGTCCTGGCGGAGATCGAGAAGGGCGTCCTGGGGGTGGCGCGCACGTTCTCGGAGTGGAACGCGCACGTCCTCGACGATCCCCGGCTGCACATCGTGTTCAACGACGGCCGGAACCACCTCGCCAGCACGCGACGGAAGTTCGACGTCATCACCTCGGACCCCATCCACCCCTGGTCCGGCGGCGCGGCCTACCTCTACACGGTCGAGTACTTCCGCACGGTCGCCGGGCACCTCGCGCCGGGCGGAATGGTCAGCCAGTGGCTTCCGCTATACGAGCTCTCCACCGGGGACGTGCGAACCGTGTTGCGGACGTTCTCCGAGGCGTTCCCGTACGTCCAGGTATGGCTCACCTACTACGACGCCGTGCTGATCGGCTCGAACGAGCCGATCCTCGTGGATGAGAGCGAGCTGGAGCGGCGCCTCGCGAACCCCAGGATCCGCGACGACCTCGCGGCCGTCCACATGGGGTCCGTCCGAGATCTGCTCGCCTACTTCGTGCTCGGGGACGCCGGCGCGCGCGAGTTCGCCCGGGGTGGCGAGGTCAACACCGACGACAACCTCACGCTCGAGTTCTCGGCGCCGCTGTCCCAGGGCGCGCTGACGGCGGGGGGCAACGTCCTCGCGCTCACGGCCGCGCGAGAGAGCCTGGTCCCGTACCTGGCCGGATCGCCCGCGGCAGGCCTTCGGAGGGCCGCGGTCGATCGGTGGACGCGCGACCTGGAGACCGCGCGCCTGTTCGATCTCGCGCACGCGCAGTACCTCGCGGGCGAGCAGACGAGCCCCGGATTCGCGGACCTGCTCGCCACGGTGCGCGTGCGCGACCCCGGGTACGCGCCGCTCCTGTTCCTGCTCGACGAGGCGCAGTTCGAGGATCGGCGTCAGCCGGTCGTCGTGGCGGAGACGTCGCTCGACCTGCGCGACGAGTCGGGTGCGCCGACGCGCGTACGCCTCGCCGCGATCCGCACGTTCCTGGGACGGGGACGGGTGCTCGTCTCGTTCGCCGACCTGGGCGGTCGTGAGGTGTGGGCGAAGCGAATCGTCTGCGGTCGGTACGAGCAGCTCGAGGACGAGACCGCGCAGTACGCCAGCCGGATCCTCGGCGCTGCGCGGGCCGCGGCGTCCGAGGGAGCCGCCACGGCGGACGCCGTTCGCGAGGTCCTTCGGCGGGAGGCGAACCGGGGCGCGTGCCAGCTCGAGCTGTGA